In the genome of Candidatus Schekmanbacteria bacterium, the window GTCCTCATTCTTTAATTGGGTTGGTCTTTCTTTGATTAATTTGACCCACAACTCATTTATCTTATCCCAATCATATTTTAAAGAAAATTCCCTAGATTCTTTAGAATATTTCTCTCTAAGTTTCTTATCATCATATAATTTCTGTAGCGCCTCTGCTATTTTATTGTCGTCTGGGATAACAAACTCAACCCCATTTTGTCCTACCCAAGTAACGTCCCTACCGTATGTGTCTTTTAATGGTGGGATAAGTTCCCCGTGCCCCTTAACTAACTCAAATCCTGTGGTATATGCAGTAGTAACTACAGGAACCCCTGCTGCCTGAGCTTCTATTAGTGGAACACCAAATCCTTCCCCGCCGGTAGGTAAACAAAAAACATCGAATGAATTGTATATTTCATTCATTTTCTCATCATCTATATTAAATCTTGTCTGGATATCTAACTTAGGATAAGTTAATTGCCATTTCCCACGCATACCATACTTTTCCGCTATGTGATTATAACTCCAACCATCTGAGACAACCACCGGATCTGAATCAGAATGAATCAATAACATAACGTCACTCTTATCCTTAGCAAACTTAGAAAACCCCTCAAATAATTTATACCACATTTTACGATATTGATTCCTGCCCACAGCCCCAACAATAAACATTTCTGAAAAAGGAGCACCGGCATCTCTAAGCCTATTTCTAATTTCTTCTTTAATTGGTTTGAATACTTTGGTATCTACTCCATGAGGAATTGTAACTATTTTATATCTATCTTTAGTATGGTGAGAGATGGTTAATTTTCCCCATTCGGACATAGCTATTATTCCATCCATCCTATCCCAGATAGGAATCCATTCCCTAACAACGACCTTAGTATCTAAAGGACAATATCCATACCACCGGCCTGTCCACCCGTTCTTTCTTGCTTCTTCTATTGCTGGAACGTATCCTGCTTGTAATCCGATATCCCTTAATGTAACAACCACATCTGGATTATATTTCTTTATATAAAAACCCAAAGCATCAAATCCGTCCGGATGTTTAAATCCAGAGACAACCTTATATCC includes:
- a CDS encoding glycosyltransferase translates to MILGESKLSDNGNSNDKKKITFLWVSDDPWQKTGYGMVGRNVLKRLAKEKDIEVIALGTQFRGGEIEYEGYKVVSGFKHPDGFDALGFYIKKYNPDVVVTLRDIGLQAGYVPAIEEARKNGWTGRWYGYCPLDTKVVVREWIPIWDRMDGIIAMSEWGKLTISHHTKDRYKIVTIPHGVDTKVFKPIKEEIRNRLRDAGAPFSEMFIVGAVGRNQYRKMWYKLFEGFSKFAKDKSDVMLLIHSDSDPVVVSDGWSYNHIAEKYGMRGKWQLTYPKLDIQTRFNIDDEKMNEIYNSFDVFCLPTGGEGFGVPLIEAQAAGVPVVTTAYTTGFELVKGHGELIPPLKDTYGRDVTWVGQNGVEFVIPDDNKIAEALQKLYDDKKLREKYSKESREFSLKYDWDKINELWVKLIKERPTQLKNED